Proteins from a genomic interval of uncultured Desulfuromusa sp.:
- a CDS encoding type II toxin-antitoxin system RelE/ParE family toxin, which translates to MNIAKIETYPRERFHIFAYCDNEGYSEIDRLVEECDNSQSKSIEKLAATIERVALHGPKSIAGPRCHQIDGEIFQIRADHLRVFWFYDEGNIIICTHGFIKRCKKTPKNEIKKANRIMRKYFESKKRGTLEVKEERDE; encoded by the coding sequence ATGAACATAGCAAAGATTGAAACTTACCCAAGAGAACGATTTCATATTTTCGCATATTGCGACAATGAGGGGTACTCTGAAATCGACAGACTTGTCGAAGAGTGTGACAACAGCCAGTCAAAATCCATTGAAAAGTTAGCAGCAACAATAGAAAGAGTAGCGCTCCATGGACCCAAGAGTATTGCAGGCCCTCGCTGCCATCAAATAGATGGGGAAATCTTTCAGATTAGGGCCGATCACCTTCGTGTTTTTTGGTTTTATGACGAAGGGAATATCATTATTTGCACTCATGGGTTTATAAAGAGATGCAAAAAAACTCCGAAAAATGAGATAAAGAAGGCCAACAGGATCATGAGAAAATACTTCGAGAGTAAGAAACGTGGAACCCTCGAAGTAAAGGAGGAGAGAGATGAGTAA
- a CDS encoding helix-turn-helix transcriptional regulator, producing MSKGAFKSFIKDAKNRDSYWVENAILEFTSELYKLMQENGVTKTEMANTIGTSPAYITKIFRGNANFTIESMVKLTRALDGKLSIHVSHKDSRVVWRDSIDGNKSRREEAKTWATVASTVGTRNKKVTAHG from the coding sequence ATGAGTAAGGGGGCATTTAAGTCTTTTATTAAAGACGCAAAAAACAGAGACAGTTACTGGGTGGAAAACGCAATCCTCGAGTTCACAAGTGAACTTTACAAACTCATGCAAGAGAATGGGGTCACCAAAACAGAAATGGCCAACACTATTGGGACCAGTCCCGCCTATATCACCAAAATTTTCAGGGGTAATGCCAACTTTACCATCGAAAGCATGGTGAAACTAACAAGGGCATTGGATGGAAAGCTGAGCATCCACGTATCACACAAAGATAGCAGAGTTGTTTGGCGCGACAGTATTGATGGTAATAAATCCCGGAGAGAGGAAGCAAAAACTTGGGCAACGGTAGCCTCAACGGTTGGAACTCGTAATAAAAAGGTGACAGCACATGGCTAA
- a CDS encoding TSUP family transporter, which translates to MEIELWQYFAVFILIGFAGFIDSIAGGGGLISVPTYLALGVPTELILGTNKCVSSSGTTFAVFRYIRSGSILWQTVIYAIIAALVGSALGASLSTYLSRNIIFTLLLVIIPFLFYLQARHMGVQRIKRELTRQQVAVRSSLAGFFIGGYDGLFGPGTGTFLLLAFMFFLHMSTKEASANARIVNYASNVSAFIYFLYQGRIFWPIALVAIAGAICGNWLGSGLVINNADKVVVPVFRFVLALLMLKCGYDLFLV; encoded by the coding sequence ATGGAAATTGAACTTTGGCAGTATTTTGCGGTCTTCATCTTAATAGGCTTTGCCGGTTTTATTGACTCTATCGCCGGAGGTGGGGGGCTGATCTCGGTGCCAACCTATCTGGCTCTGGGGGTTCCCACTGAACTGATTCTGGGTACCAATAAATGTGTCAGTTCTTCAGGAACAACCTTCGCTGTCTTTCGCTATATCAGAAGCGGGTCGATTCTCTGGCAAACTGTTATTTATGCAATTATTGCCGCCCTGGTGGGGTCGGCTCTGGGGGCCTCCCTCTCGACTTACCTCTCCCGCAACATTATTTTCACCCTGTTGCTGGTCATCATTCCATTCCTGTTTTATCTGCAAGCCCGACATATGGGAGTCCAAAGAATAAAGAGAGAACTGACGCGCCAACAGGTTGCCGTCCGCTCTTCCCTGGCCGGTTTTTTTATCGGTGGCTATGATGGTCTCTTTGGTCCGGGAACAGGCACTTTTTTGTTGTTGGCGTTTATGTTCTTTCTGCATATGAGCACAAAGGAGGCGAGTGCCAACGCCAGAATCGTCAATTATGCTTCCAACGTTTCAGCTTTTATCTATTTTCTCTATCAGGGGCGAATTTTCTGGCCGATTGCTTTAGTTGCCATAGCTGGTGCTATCTGCGGTAACTGGCTGGGAAGTGGTTTGGTCATCAATAATGCGGACAAGGTGGTGGTGCCGGTATTCCGTTTTGTTCTGGCGTTGCTGATGCTGAAGTGTGGCTATGATTTGTTTTTAGTCTGA
- a CDS encoding iron ABC transporter permease, protein MFKKPTLTTTLIVIVGFLTLCPVIMLLLGSFSEDFVTFGRFTTIKYIEAYTDPDFAAILWNTVFFTVGSALVATLLALFLAYVNTRTDLPFKFIFKVIAIVPMMIPHILFSVSWVLLLNPSNGTLNRLLMDLFGLKESLFDIYTLPGMILVEGLLDLPIAYLIIAPAMSAFDVSLEESSKVCGASNLRTLMKVTLPVLRPAILASAILVIVRSLASFAVPSVIGMPGRIYVLSTHIYRNIATGFAADFGKAAAIGMSALAASITLIYIYRYLTSESGKFVTISSRGFKPTMIQLKNGKYPLFVIVGFLSFILILLPVLVLFYTSMLPYSMVPSAKAFSMMSWDNWSEVLRDPISLLSLKNSLFLGVVGATVGTTLSIFVSYVIVKIRSAASGILESLSFLSFSFPGIVIGVGFMWFFVRTPIYGTITALLIGYIATYLPYGIRPISSAFVQIHSHLEESSRVCGASPFYTMRRIVIPLLIPGIVSGWILMASMFLRELTLSVVLSRPGTEVLAVQILHFAEDGLWGPLSALGIIMIFISSALVILAAVLGKKLSKMEVVNQ, encoded by the coding sequence ATGTTTAAAAAACCGACTCTGACCACCACCCTGATTGTCATCGTTGGTTTCCTGACCCTCTGCCCGGTCATTATGCTGCTACTGGGCAGCTTCTCAGAAGACTTTGTCACGTTTGGCCGGTTTACAACCATTAAATATATCGAAGCTTATACCGATCCGGACTTTGCGGCTATTTTGTGGAATACGGTTTTTTTTACTGTTGGATCTGCTTTGGTTGCCACCCTACTGGCGCTGTTTCTAGCTTATGTCAACACCAGAACCGACCTGCCATTTAAATTTATCTTCAAAGTCATCGCCATTGTTCCGATGATGATTCCACACATCCTGTTTTCCGTCAGCTGGGTGTTATTACTCAATCCCAGCAACGGAACTCTGAACCGGCTGCTGATGGATCTGTTTGGCCTTAAAGAGTCGCTCTTTGATATTTATACCTTGCCGGGGATGATTCTTGTAGAGGGGTTGTTGGACCTGCCGATTGCCTACCTCATTATTGCTCCGGCAATGAGTGCATTTGATGTTTCGCTGGAAGAATCGTCCAAGGTTTGCGGAGCTTCCAACCTGCGCACTTTGATGAAGGTAACCCTCCCGGTACTCCGTCCGGCAATTTTAGCCTCGGCAATTCTGGTTATCGTCAGAAGCCTCGCTTCTTTTGCTGTACCATCAGTCATCGGGATGCCCGGCCGTATCTATGTGCTATCAACCCATATCTACCGTAATATCGCGACCGGATTTGCAGCTGATTTCGGCAAAGCTGCAGCGATCGGTATGAGTGCTTTAGCAGCATCAATCACCTTGATTTATATCTATCGCTACCTGACATCCGAAAGTGGAAAGTTTGTCACCATTTCCAGTCGGGGATTCAAACCAACCATGATTCAGCTAAAAAACGGCAAGTATCCCCTGTTTGTGATCGTCGGATTCCTTTCTTTTATCCTGATTCTACTTCCGGTTCTCGTTCTTTTTTATACGTCCATGCTCCCCTACTCCATGGTTCCGAGCGCCAAAGCCTTTTCAATGATGTCCTGGGATAACTGGTCTGAAGTCCTCAGGGATCCAATTTCACTTCTGTCACTGAAAAACAGTCTATTTCTCGGTGTGGTTGGAGCAACAGTTGGCACAACCTTGTCTATCTTTGTCTCCTATGTGATCGTCAAGATCCGCTCGGCAGCATCGGGGATTCTCGAATCGCTCAGCTTCCTGTCATTTTCTTTCCCCGGTATTGTTATCGGTGTCGGGTTTATGTGGTTTTTTGTCCGCACTCCTATTTACGGCACAATCACGGCTTTGCTGATCGGCTACATTGCCACCTATTTACCCTATGGAATTCGACCGATTTCAAGTGCTTTCGTCCAGATTCATAGCCATTTAGAGGAATCCTCCCGAGTCTGTGGAGCTTCTCCTTTCTACACCATGCGCCGGATTGTCATCCCCCTTTTGATTCCCGGTATCGTCTCCGGCTGGATATTGATGGCAAGTATGTTCCTGCGCGAACTGACCCTTTCTGTTGTCCTTTCCCGTCCGGGAACTGAAGTTCTGGCTGTTCAGATCCTTCACTTTGCGGAAGATGGGCTCTGGGGACCGTTATCTGCTCTTGGAATCATTATGATTTTTATTTCTTCGGCACTGGTTATTCTCGCCGCCGTGCTTGGCAAGAAACTGAGCAAGATGGAGGTTGTAAATCAATAA
- a CDS encoding ABC transporter ATP-binding protein, with protein MEIRIKGLTRTYYSEGKQIKALDHVDLTIPANKIFTLLGPSGCGKTTLLRCIVGLETPDGGEIYIGDDLVWSKEKGIFVPPENRGLGMVFQTYAIWPHMNVFDNVAYPLQTGKTPKDKIRLQVAKALKFVQLDGFENRPATKLSGGQQQRVALARALVAEPKVILFDEPLSNLDAKLREETRKELRSFLTELKITAIYVTHDRIEALALSDLIAVMRAGKIIEIGDPKKIYFNSDDKFVADFIGRANLINGKVEKQEGEHAVFASEIGSILALNSQKISVGQSAMLCVRPEFIRLAPEEGKKGQNIFSGQMESLIFVGEAYEGEIRIGETLLTTTIEPTANIVEGDKISISFDPDHCFLLSA; from the coding sequence ATGGAAATCCGAATTAAGGGTCTGACACGAACCTACTATTCCGAAGGAAAACAGATCAAAGCTCTGGATCATGTCGATCTCACCATCCCTGCAAATAAAATATTTACCCTTCTGGGGCCAAGTGGGTGCGGAAAAACAACTCTGCTTCGCTGTATTGTGGGCCTGGAAACACCGGATGGTGGTGAAATTTACATCGGTGATGATCTCGTCTGGTCGAAAGAAAAAGGTATTTTTGTTCCACCTGAAAATAGAGGCCTTGGAATGGTTTTTCAAACCTATGCAATCTGGCCACACATGAATGTTTTTGACAATGTGGCCTATCCCCTGCAAACCGGCAAAACACCTAAGGATAAAATACGCCTGCAGGTGGCAAAAGCCCTCAAGTTTGTCCAATTGGACGGTTTTGAAAATCGACCGGCAACAAAATTGAGCGGTGGACAGCAGCAACGAGTTGCGTTGGCTCGCGCTTTGGTTGCCGAACCGAAAGTGATCCTGTTTGATGAACCACTGAGCAACCTTGATGCTAAACTTCGTGAAGAGACGCGTAAAGAACTCCGCAGCTTTCTCACGGAATTGAAGATTACCGCGATTTATGTCACTCACGATCGCATTGAGGCATTGGCTCTTTCTGATCTGATAGCGGTTATGCGTGCAGGAAAAATCATCGAAATCGGTGATCCCAAAAAAATCTATTTTAACTCAGATGACAAATTTGTTGCTGACTTTATTGGGCGGGCAAACCTGATCAACGGAAAAGTAGAAAAACAGGAAGGGGAGCATGCTGTTTTTGCTTCAGAAATCGGCTCTATCCTTGCGCTTAACAGCCAAAAAATTTCTGTCGGCCAAAGTGCCATGCTCTGCGTTCGACCTGAATTTATCCGGCTCGCCCCGGAAGAGGGCAAAAAAGGTCAAAATATTTTCAGTGGCCAGATGGAATCACTGATATTTGTTGGTGAGGCCTATGAAGGTGAAATCCGTATCGGAGAAACCCTGCTGACAACGACCATTGAACCGACTGCAAACATTGTTGAAGGAGACAAAATATCCATATCTTTCGATCCTGATCACTGTTTTCTTCTTTCGGCATAG
- a CDS encoding extracellular solute-binding protein — protein sequence MKKMLVLLFSFVLVCGYFGSAIAAEKINFYANITAIEPIIDDFNTDHTPGAVYTRISTSKYLATVLTEFSAGKLRADVLQSPLPIMQMLKEKGVLAPYKSAAATGYPAWAQEDDSIIQFGIEYVAPIYNKDLVKPADVPTRYEDLTDPKWYNKMVMPDPSSHATTISWLVGMKEAKIFGDDDGWMKFLKGLAANKPMFVKSFGPTPAPIESGEKVLGISMPKYIISKAPAPLAWAKVDTLLGTPRGIAVAANASNPKAAREFVDYWLSKNAMQLLATQVGEYVLAPGVFPPIDGISTVKVLPIRSLSDDEIRYWGKEFRKIFYGK from the coding sequence ATGAAAAAAATGTTGGTTCTCCTGTTCAGCTTTGTTCTTGTCTGCGGATATTTTGGTAGCGCTATAGCTGCCGAAAAGATTAATTTTTACGCCAATATCACAGCAATCGAGCCAATTATCGATGACTTTAATACCGACCATACTCCTGGAGCAGTTTATACGCGTATTTCAACATCCAAGTATCTGGCAACAGTCTTAACCGAGTTTTCAGCAGGTAAATTGCGCGCCGATGTTTTGCAGAGCCCCCTCCCCATTATGCAGATGTTGAAAGAAAAAGGGGTCCTCGCTCCCTATAAATCGGCTGCAGCAACAGGATATCCTGCCTGGGCGCAAGAAGACGACTCTATCATCCAGTTCGGCATTGAATATGTTGCCCCTATTTATAATAAGGATCTGGTCAAACCTGCAGATGTGCCCACCCGTTACGAAGATCTGACTGATCCTAAATGGTATAACAAAATGGTTATGCCTGACCCTTCTTCACACGCAACAACTATTTCCTGGCTTGTCGGGATGAAAGAAGCGAAAATCTTTGGCGATGATGACGGCTGGATGAAGTTTCTGAAAGGTCTGGCCGCAAACAAGCCGATGTTTGTCAAATCTTTTGGACCGACTCCTGCTCCTATAGAAAGTGGCGAAAAAGTCCTGGGTATTTCCATGCCTAAATACATTATTTCGAAAGCCCCCGCCCCTCTTGCCTGGGCCAAAGTCGACACTCTGTTGGGGACGCCACGCGGGATTGCTGTTGCTGCCAATGCATCCAACCCAAAAGCAGCGCGAGAATTTGTTGATTATTGGTTGAGTAAAAATGCCATGCAGTTGCTCGCAACTCAAGTTGGCGAATATGTCCTTGCTCCCGGAGTTTTCCCCCCAATTGATGGAATCAGCACAGTTAAAGTTCTCCCGATCAGATCTCTCTCTGATGATGAAATTCGTTATTGGGGCAAGGAATTCCGCAAGATTTTCTACGGAAAATAA
- a CDS encoding chemotaxis protein CheA, producing the protein MDADKFRDMFLAEAAEHLESMIDILVQLDLDHQDQDGIDALFREAHSIKGMAATMEHAETTKLAHHLENRLDICRQLGRMSGVEIDWLLEATDLLELLLDDIRNNREERCVAGFISTSPKETPSDIGAKRKDKEESLSHSGKGQLVRLQLKATVAAPGPRFLVLLKKMSEFGTILESTPSTEDLLQGVAPDQLLVRLLSETSQEQIYQQLMQYSELQEVTFPDEPEKKGQSQQKRPTEKTVRISTELLDHFINLTGELITNRYQLQNALKEQNWQELDDGVGQLKRLVKNLHHQVLKVRMVSLTGLAGRLSRTVHDLSRSLDKEIQLKVEGAEIELDRAIVEELTDPLVHMVRNAIDHGIEKRGTVSIKAWRERDQILIQVADDGRGIDPEKIRQKALDKGFLNINQAKTIRDYDLFQLLCQPGFSTAQEVSQTSGRGVGMDVVKTAVEQIGGILLIDSTPGEGTRITLKVPLSLAIIRVLIVECDGARMAMPISRVIQTAEISPTEVHSSGKQLMINYHDEQLPLISLRKILKLPQSVALDPIPLVVTEVVGRKIGLVVDQLVGQQEVYVQRLPAPFDQIRGCSGGTILGDGQIIFLLDLQSLFARHRG; encoded by the coding sequence ATGGATGCTGATAAATTTAGAGATATGTTTCTGGCAGAAGCGGCCGAACATCTGGAGTCGATGATTGATATTCTGGTGCAACTTGACCTGGATCATCAAGATCAGGATGGCATTGACGCACTGTTTCGTGAAGCTCATTCCATTAAAGGGATGGCGGCAACCATGGAACATGCTGAAACGACGAAACTTGCCCATCATCTGGAGAATCGCCTGGATATCTGCCGCCAACTCGGGCGTATGAGCGGTGTAGAGATTGACTGGTTACTGGAAGCGACGGATCTACTGGAACTGCTGCTGGATGACATCCGCAATAATCGCGAGGAACGATGTGTTGCCGGCTTCATCTCGACCAGTCCCAAAGAAACACCTTCAGACATAGGCGCGAAACGTAAAGACAAAGAAGAAAGCCTGTCACATAGCGGGAAAGGACAACTTGTCCGCCTACAGCTAAAGGCGACGGTCGCTGCACCGGGTCCCCGATTTCTGGTTCTTTTAAAGAAAATGTCTGAATTCGGAACGATTCTCGAATCAACTCCATCAACCGAGGATCTCCTCCAGGGTGTTGCTCCCGATCAACTATTGGTCCGGTTACTGAGTGAGACTTCTCAGGAACAGATCTATCAACAATTGATGCAATATAGTGAATTACAGGAAGTGACATTCCCCGATGAACCGGAAAAAAAGGGCCAGTCACAGCAAAAAAGACCTACAGAAAAAACGGTACGGATCAGCACTGAATTACTTGACCACTTTATCAATTTGACCGGTGAATTGATAACCAACCGCTATCAACTGCAAAACGCGCTCAAAGAGCAAAACTGGCAAGAGCTGGACGATGGCGTCGGTCAACTGAAACGCCTGGTCAAAAATCTTCACCATCAGGTTTTAAAAGTACGAATGGTTTCTCTGACGGGATTGGCGGGACGCTTATCACGAACAGTTCACGATCTTTCCCGCAGCCTCGATAAAGAGATTCAACTCAAGGTCGAAGGAGCAGAAATAGAGTTGGATCGTGCAATTGTTGAAGAATTAACCGATCCATTAGTCCACATGGTCCGGAATGCTATCGATCATGGGATTGAAAAGCGTGGGACCGTATCAATCAAAGCCTGGCGAGAAAGAGATCAGATCCTCATACAGGTCGCTGATGATGGCCGCGGGATCGATCCGGAAAAAATCAGACAAAAAGCACTGGACAAAGGTTTTTTGAATATCAATCAGGCAAAAACCATCCGTGATTATGATCTGTTTCAATTGCTCTGCCAGCCCGGATTTTCTACTGCCCAGGAGGTGAGTCAGACTTCAGGCCGTGGTGTCGGCATGGATGTGGTTAAAACCGCAGTTGAACAGATCGGGGGAATTCTTCTGATTGATTCTACTCCCGGGGAAGGGACTCGGATCACTCTCAAAGTGCCACTTTCTCTGGCAATTATCAGAGTTCTTATTGTCGAGTGTGATGGCGCCAGAATGGCCATGCCCATTTCCCGGGTGATACAAACCGCTGAAATTTCTCCTACCGAAGTTCACAGCAGTGGCAAGCAGTTAATGATCAATTATCATGACGAGCAATTACCGCTTATCTCTCTGCGGAAAATTCTAAAGTTGCCCCAGAGTGTTGCTCTTGATCCAATTCCCCTGGTTGTTACCGAAGTCGTTGGTCGCAAAATCGGACTGGTCGTGGATCAACTGGTTGGTCAACAGGAGGTTTATGTACAACGCCTCCCTGCCCCATTTGATCAAATCCGCGGCTGTAGTGGTGGAACTATTCTCGGAGATGGTCAAATCATCTTTCTTCTTGATTTACAATCCCTGTTTGCGCGCCACAGAGGATAA
- a CDS encoding response regulator, translated as MSKRVLIVDDALFMRTMLHDIFESTDWQIVAEAENGEQAIAAYKEFQPDLVTMDLVMPEMGGIQAMKSILREAPSATIVVCSALGQKNLILDAINAGAKDFIVKPFQRSQVLEVVERVTIEP; from the coding sequence TTGTCTAAGAGAGTTCTGATTGTTGATGATGCTCTATTTATGCGGACAATGTTGCACGATATTTTTGAATCCACAGATTGGCAGATTGTGGCTGAAGCAGAGAATGGAGAACAGGCAATTGCAGCTTACAAAGAGTTCCAACCTGATCTGGTGACAATGGATCTGGTCATGCCGGAAATGGGGGGAATTCAAGCCATGAAATCCATTCTGCGGGAAGCACCCTCAGCAACGATTGTCGTCTGCAGCGCTCTGGGTCAGAAAAATTTGATTTTAGATGCAATCAATGCAGGGGCGAAAGATTTTATTGTCAAACCATTTCAACGCTCACAGGTTCTTGAAGTTGTTGAACGCGTAACCATCGAACCCTGA
- a CDS encoding chemotaxis protein CheW → MKQLLPFKVGYETYALPLIEVQEVVENQKVHPFLGAPAIIAGAIAFHGRIVPVINLAQLLGFTAGQIGPRLIVLINTRGPVALGVDQVSAIISPEIKPANRMQNHTERNYIDDVINWEGEMISLFDLDQLQDELVSLCTQRGG, encoded by the coding sequence ATGAAACAACTGCTGCCCTTTAAGGTTGGATACGAAACCTATGCATTGCCGTTGATCGAAGTTCAGGAGGTGGTTGAGAACCAGAAAGTTCATCCATTCCTTGGAGCTCCGGCCATTATTGCGGGAGCTATAGCCTTTCATGGCCGCATTGTCCCGGTTATTAACTTAGCGCAGTTATTGGGTTTTACTGCTGGACAAATAGGACCACGGTTAATTGTTCTGATTAACACCCGTGGCCCTGTCGCATTAGGGGTTGATCAAGTTAGCGCGATTATAAGCCCGGAAATTAAACCGGCGAATCGGATGCAGAATCATACGGAAAGAAACTATATTGATGATGTCATCAATTGGGAGGGGGAAATGATCAGCCTGTTTGATCTGGACCAATTACAGGACGAACTCGTATCACTCTGCACCCAAAGGGGAGGTTGA
- a CDS encoding methyl-accepting chemotaxis protein has product MRVEISYKFVIGFIVVVASVVLLNLLVPQMQIPEWTHQWITIIGALLVGLIFGWVFSKAFTANFKVLTEGAERLSDGDLSRQVRLRKGLFSDETEDLANSLNLVVGSLRNLVGQIRTSSVNVNELSLSQATTAEEMTATAHEVAGSVEQISRGAETQAEMVERASKVIREMAEQIDLVASSANSLSLSAEETTLSACQGEEMTATALANLKQVLTQIQENGEMFVSFSEQVQKIGTIIDVITGIAQKTNLLALNATIEAARAGEYGHGFAVVAEEVSKLADSTSVSAGEITRMIEKTREQSLKVQQSMAESVKSIDSGRAAVDITNSAFKAIIAKAEAAQLKSVSIRDLTEKQTTGAHAIVAAIEEIARVTEDNAASTEEVSAATEEQTASMEEMTFASQRLSQLADELLTSVSRFNLGISLEKEK; this is encoded by the coding sequence ATGCGCGTTGAGATCAGTTACAAGTTTGTCATTGGGTTCATTGTTGTCGTTGCCTCTGTGGTTCTGCTCAACCTCCTTGTGCCGCAAATGCAAATTCCGGAATGGACTCACCAATGGATAACAATCATTGGCGCTTTACTTGTCGGTCTTATTTTTGGCTGGGTTTTTTCCAAAGCATTTACGGCAAATTTCAAGGTCTTAACAGAAGGGGCAGAGCGCTTGAGTGATGGTGATCTCAGCCGTCAGGTGCGCCTGCGCAAAGGACTTTTTTCTGATGAAACGGAAGACCTTGCCAATTCGTTAAACCTGGTCGTCGGCAGTTTACGCAATCTGGTTGGACAGATCAGGACCAGCTCCGTCAATGTTAATGAGCTTTCTTTGTCACAGGCAACCACAGCTGAAGAGATGACGGCCACGGCCCATGAAGTCGCAGGATCAGTTGAACAGATCAGCAGGGGGGCCGAAACCCAGGCTGAAATGGTTGAGCGCGCCTCCAAAGTCATCCGGGAGATGGCCGAACAGATTGACCTGGTTGCATCATCGGCAAACAGCCTGTCCCTGTCAGCAGAAGAAACGACCCTTTCAGCCTGCCAGGGGGAAGAAATGACGGCAACGGCATTGGCTAACCTCAAGCAGGTGCTCACTCAGATTCAAGAAAATGGAGAGATGTTTGTCTCTTTCAGCGAACAGGTCCAAAAGATCGGCACAATCATAGATGTTATTACCGGAATTGCGCAAAAGACCAATTTGCTGGCTCTAAATGCAACAATTGAAGCAGCACGGGCAGGAGAATACGGTCATGGTTTTGCTGTCGTCGCCGAAGAGGTGAGCAAGTTGGCTGATAGTACCAGTGTCTCTGCTGGTGAAATCACGAGAATGATTGAAAAAACACGTGAGCAAAGTCTAAAAGTCCAACAATCCATGGCCGAAAGTGTCAAATCAATCGATTCTGGGCGTGCAGCTGTGGACATTACCAACAGTGCGTTTAAAGCAATTATTGCTAAAGCCGAGGCAGCTCAGCTCAAATCTGTCAGTATTCGTGATCTGACTGAAAAGCAGACAACAGGAGCTCATGCGATTGTCGCCGCTATTGAAGAGATTGCCCGGGTGACAGAAGATAATGCTGCATCAACAGAAGAGGTTTCTGCAGCAACGGAGGAACAGACGGCATCAATGGAAGAGATGACCTTTGCTTCACAGCGTCTTTCTCAGCTTGCAGACGAACTTTTAACATCAGTCAGTCGCTTCAATCTGGGGATCAGTTTAGAGAAAGAGAAATAA